The Candidatus Nanopelagicales bacterium region GCAACGTTGAGGCAGCGCGGTCCACTTCTCCTCGCGCCTGGGTGATTGGCTTGGCGGCTTCCAGCGCGAGCGTGCGGGCAATTGACTCCTTGCGCTGCTCCAGGTTCTGTGCGGCGAGGTCCAGGATCGCCGCACGTCTGTGCCTGGGAAGTGGGTTGGTTCGCAACGCAGCGCGCCCTGCTTCGACTGCCCTGTCGATGTCCGCAGCTCCGAATTGAGGCACGGTGGCGATGATGGACCCATCGAACGGGGCGCGCACTTGCGCGCTGTGCCCTCCGGATCCCCAATCCCCAGCTACCGGGAACTCCCGGGTCGACTCCGATACGTCCATGCCCGAGATCCTATTGGCCCCCGTCCGACTGATGCCGGTCGGTGCCTGTCGATGCCGACCCCGCCTGCACTTAGCGGCCGTTCCCAACAAACGCGACCGTTAGGGTACAGACGCGACCGTTGCAACGCCCGTTTCTTGGCGTAACCGTCGCGTCTGTCGGGAACGGCCGTTTCCGCGGTGGAGAGGGGTGCGGCGAGGGAGCAATCGCCCGGCCGCGTTGACGAAGCCGGACCTCGTAGGGCATCCTGTTTGTCATGCGCGTGATGAGCACCGGAGTCGCCCCTGCGGCGGCACCGATGTGCTGCGTCATGTGTTGTCCTGCCTGAAGCCCGCCCACTTGGACGTGCGGCGCTCGGGCAGGGACCTGAACCCGTTGCGCGGGGCAGGATCTCACCCGATCACCAGCGTCCGGAATCACCGGAGACGCAATGAAGTCGGACACGCGGACACTTCAGCAGAGCCGCGCACCCCGTTCCGAGGGCCAATGGGCGCTCGGGGAACTAACGCCCCTGAACAACAGTGAGCGCATCAAAGCTGGGGGAGGCTTGCTGGATGCCCGCGAGCGCATCGAGCAGATCTACGCGCTAGGCGGCTACGAATCCATACCGCCGGACGACCTGAGAGGTCGCATGCGATGGGCAGGGGTTCATGTTCAGCGCAGACCAGGGATTCCCGGCGGCAAGACGGCCACGTTGGCTCCTGAGGATCTCGAGGACGAACTCCTCCTGATGAGAGTGCGAATCGACGGGGGCGCCCTGTCCAGTGAGCAAGCCCGAGTCCTCGGCGCGATCTCCGAGCGATTCGCCCAGAACACGGCGGACCTATCAGATCGTCAGTGCGTGCAACTCCACGGCGTACGAGTTGAGGACACACCCGAGATCTGGCGCATCATGGACTCTGTCGGCCTAACCACCTCAGGATCCTGCGCCGACACCCCCGCCGTGGTCCTGGGCTCACCGTTAGCCGGAGTCGCGGCTGACGAGATCATTGACGGCACACCCGCCATCGACGAAATCGTCCGTAGATTCGTGGGCACCGAAGAGTTCTCTAACCTGCCACGCAAGGTGAAGAGCGCCATCTCGGGGGCGCCGGGCGGAGATGTCGTCCACGAGATCAACGACGTCAGCTTCGTCGGCGTGATTCACCCCGATCATGGGCCAGGCTTCGACCTGTGGGTCGGCGGAGGTCTATCGAAAGCCCCCAAGCTCGCCCAAAGGCTGGGCACATGGGTGCCTTTGCCGGAGGTCCCCGAGGTCTGGCAAGCCATCAACGCACTCTTCCGCGATTACGGCTACCGGCGGAACCGAAACAGGGCGCGGATGAAGTTCCTGATCTCCGATTGGGGGGTTGAGCGTTTCCGTGAGGTGCTCGAATCCGAGTATCTGAACCGGCCCCTGCTCGATGGACCGCCCCCCGAGCGGGTGAAGATCCAGCGAGACTACGTAGGAGTACACGCGCAACGCGACGGCCTGTTCTATGTCGGGGCGGCGCCGACCGTCGGTCGCCTGTCGGGCACGATCCTGCAGCGCGTAGCGGATCTGGCCGAGAGCTACGGGTCCGGCCGAATCCGACTCACGATTCACCAGAAGCTCGTGATCCTCGATGTCCCCGGTGAACGAACCGACGAGCTTGCCGCAGAACTTCTGGAGCTGGGTCTTTACGTCAACCCTTCGCCATTCCGCCGCTCGACCATGGCCTGCACTGGCGTCCAATACTGCAAGTCCGCGATAGCGGAAACCAAGGGGAGGGCAGCGGCCCTGATCGACGAACTCGAGCGACGCCTGCCGAATCTGGACGTTCCGATCACGATCAGCGTAAACGGCTGCCCAAGCTCCTGCGCCCGCTTCCAAATAGCCGATATCGGGCTCCGAGGA contains the following coding sequences:
- a CDS encoding nitrite/sulfite reductase yields the protein MKSDTRTLQQSRAPRSEGQWALGELTPLNNSERIKAGGGLLDARERIEQIYALGGYESIPPDDLRGRMRWAGVHVQRRPGIPGGKTATLAPEDLEDELLLMRVRIDGGALSSEQARVLGAISERFAQNTADLSDRQCVQLHGVRVEDTPEIWRIMDSVGLTTSGSCADTPAVVLGSPLAGVAADEIIDGTPAIDEIVRRFVGTEEFSNLPRKVKSAISGAPGGDVVHEINDVSFVGVIHPDHGPGFDLWVGGGLSKAPKLAQRLGTWVPLPEVPEVWQAINALFRDYGYRRNRNRARMKFLISDWGVERFREVLESEYLNRPLLDGPPPERVKIQRDYVGVHAQRDGLFYVGAAPTVGRLSGTILQRVADLAESYGSGRIRLTIHQKLVILDVPGERTDELAAELLELGLYVNPSPFRRSTMACTGVQYCKSAIAETKGRAAALIDELERRLPNLDVPITISVNGCPSSCARFQIADIGLRGVLVAGDDGTQIEGFQVLLGGSLGHRSAFGRALRGLRLAADDLSDYVERLINRYLAQRGDSESFAEWTSRADEEALR